In Natronomonas halophila, one DNA window encodes the following:
- a CDS encoding histone deacetylase family protein, which produces MRFGYREACLDHDTGARHPETADRLRAIRRALSKRHGVAYREGSLADRSAIEAVHDADYVAEVEEFCADGGGTWDADTVAVEATWEAARASAGLACWAVEEALDGADGRQTPFSIGRPPGHHAEYDEAMGFCFFNNVGVASQQALERDGIDRVAVFDWDVHHGNGTQDIFYDRSDVFYMSIHERGLFPGTGEVLETGGPDARRTNINLPLPGGSGDDEYTAAVDRLLEPALERFDPDLFIISAGFDAHEHDPISRMRVSTEGYGHLTKRVREISDDLDAALAFVLEGGYGLDALADSVGMVHEVFDGREPIAPDGDVMSKSKRVIDDARDAHDL; this is translated from the coding sequence ATGAGGTTCGGCTACCGCGAGGCTTGTCTCGACCACGATACCGGCGCCCGCCACCCCGAGACAGCGGACCGACTGCGGGCGATTCGCCGCGCGCTGTCGAAACGCCACGGGGTCGCCTACCGGGAGGGCAGCCTCGCGGACCGCTCGGCTATCGAGGCCGTCCACGACGCCGACTACGTCGCCGAGGTCGAGGAGTTCTGCGCCGACGGCGGCGGCACGTGGGACGCCGACACCGTCGCCGTCGAGGCGACGTGGGAGGCCGCCCGCGCCTCCGCGGGCCTCGCGTGCTGGGCCGTCGAGGAGGCGCTGGACGGCGCCGACGGCCGGCAGACGCCCTTCTCCATCGGCCGGCCGCCGGGCCATCACGCCGAATACGACGAGGCCATGGGCTTTTGCTTCTTCAACAACGTCGGCGTCGCGAGCCAGCAGGCCCTCGAACGCGACGGCATCGACCGGGTCGCGGTCTTCGACTGGGACGTCCACCACGGCAACGGCACACAGGACATCTTCTACGACCGTTCGGACGTCTTCTACATGTCCATCCACGAGCGGGGCCTCTTCCCCGGGACCGGTGAGGTTCTGGAGACGGGCGGTCCCGACGCCCGCAGGACGAATATCAACCTCCCGCTGCCGGGTGGCAGCGGCGACGACGAGTACACTGCCGCCGTCGACCGCCTGCTCGAACCCGCTCTGGAGCGGTTCGACCCCGACCTCTTCATCATCAGCGCGGGGTTCGACGCCCACGAACACGACCCCATCTCGCGGATGCGCGTCTCGACGGAGGGGTACGGCCACCTGACCAAACGGGTCCGCGAGATAAGCGACGACCTCGACGCGGCGCTGGCGTTCGTCCTCGAAGGCGGCTACGGCCTCGACGCGCTGGCCGATTCGGTCGGTATGGTCCACGAGGTCTTCGACGGTCGCGAACCGATAGCGCCGGACGGCGACGTGATGTCGAAATCCAAACGCGTAATCGACGACGCGCGCGACGCCCACGACCTGTAG
- a CDS encoding DUF5615 family PIN-like protein, translating into MRTVYADENVWMPVVEGLRRRGWDMTSAREEETLGDTDREHLEYAAERGWTILTFDDDFLSLLDSAGIEHCGVIFVSQHGKDIGELVRRIDATLDDNADRDLDGKILYA; encoded by the coding sequence ATGAGGACGGTTTATGCTGACGAGAACGTCTGGATGCCGGTCGTCGAGGGTTTGCGACGGCGTGGATGGGACATGACCTCTGCCCGAGAGGAGGAGACCCTTGGCGACACCGACAGGGAACATCTCGAATATGCGGCCGAGCGCGGATGGACGATTCTGACCTTCGACGACGACTTCCTGTCGCTGCTCGACAGCGCCGGAATCGAACACTGTGGGGTGATTTTCGTCTCGCAGCACGGGAAAGATATCGGGGAGCTCGTCCGTCGAATCGACGCGACATTAGACGATAATGCCGACCGAGACCTCGACGGTAAAATCCTCTACGCCTGA
- a CDS encoding cold-shock protein produces MATGTVDFFNDTGGYGFIETEDADEDVFFHMEDVGGPDLEEGQEVEFDIEEAEKGPRATNVTRL; encoded by the coding sequence ATGGCAACCGGTACTGTTGATTTCTTCAACGACACAGGCGGCTACGGATTTATCGAGACTGAGGACGCGGACGAGGACGTTTTCTTCCACATGGAGGACGTTGGCGGTCCGGATCTCGAAGAAGGACAGGAAGTCGAGTTCGACATCGAAGAGGCCGAGAAGGGCCCGCGCGCGACGAACGTCACGCGCCTTTAA
- a CDS encoding histone family protein — MSVELPFAPVDTIIRRNAGQLRVSAEAAEELARRIQERGAELATDGAERATEDGRKTLMAEDFDAPVVDKDLLELPVAPIDRIARLDIDDRYRVSMDARIALAGELESYADTVAAAAAILARHADRRTIKAEDIEAYYELEPYFE; from the coding sequence ATGAGCGTCGAGTTACCGTTCGCCCCGGTGGACACGATCATCCGTCGGAATGCGGGGCAGTTGCGCGTTAGTGCCGAGGCTGCCGAAGAACTCGCTCGTCGGATTCAAGAGCGAGGGGCCGAGCTGGCCACCGACGGGGCCGAACGCGCAACGGAAGACGGCCGTAAGACCCTGATGGCCGAGGATTTCGACGCTCCGGTCGTCGACAAGGACCTCCTCGAACTGCCGGTCGCGCCTATCGACCGTATCGCTCGCCTCGATATCGACGACCGCTATCGGGTTTCGATGGACGCCCGCATCGCGCTTGCGGGCGAACTCGAATCCTACGCGGACACCGTGGCCGCGGCCGCGGCGATTCTCGCGCGCCACGCCGACCGGCGAACCATCAAAGCCGAAGATATCGAGGCATACTACGAACTCGAACCGTACTTCGAATGA
- a CDS encoding DUF433 domain-containing protein, producing the protein MTEIVRDPEHSDGAPTIKGTGIRVENVASAYEHSGYSPDEIIELYPALTLEDVHTALAYYYAHIEEFREGDDDVGTAEPPA; encoded by the coding sequence ATGACCGAGATCGTCCGCGACCCCGAGCACAGCGATGGCGCCCCTACCATCAAGGGAACGGGCATCCGGGTCGAGAACGTTGCGAGTGCCTACGAGCACAGCGGCTACTCGCCGGACGAAATCATCGAGTTATACCCGGCGCTGACGCTGGAGGACGTTCATACGGCGCTGGCGTACTACTATGCCCATATCGAGGAGTTCCGCGAGGGTGACGACGATGTCGGCACCGCTGAACCGCCTGCATGA
- a CDS encoding 5,10-methylenetetrahydromethanopterin reductase encodes MLGIELTPEHPVDRIGNLGAAAEAAGFDTVFASCHYNNRDPFLALDRVARRTDDVRVGPGVANPYETHPVTLASRVATLDEASGGRAIFGIGAGDKSTLNNLGFDHERPLRRVLETFKVTNDLFAGERVDHDGTFVARDAGLNYDEAVGEIPTYVGAQGPHMIRMAAKHADGVLLNGSHPRDFEWAAEQVEKGLAERLDSRGDFDFAAYASVSVAEDAEAARAAARPPVAFIAGGAAPPVLDRHGIDGERASAIGDHISAGEFDEAFGAVTEEMIDAFCIAGTPETVEEKIRGVLEYADSFVVGSPLGPDLDAAIELAGAAVGSAADGR; translated from the coding sequence ATGCTCGGAATCGAACTCACGCCGGAACACCCGGTCGACCGCATCGGCAATCTGGGCGCGGCCGCCGAAGCCGCCGGCTTCGACACCGTCTTCGCGTCCTGCCATTACAACAATCGCGACCCCTTCCTCGCCTTGGACCGGGTTGCCCGCCGCACTGACGACGTCCGGGTCGGTCCCGGCGTCGCCAACCCCTACGAGACCCACCCCGTCACGCTCGCCTCCCGCGTCGCGACGCTGGACGAGGCCTCCGGGGGCCGGGCCATCTTCGGTATCGGCGCCGGCGACAAGTCCACGCTGAACAACCTCGGATTCGACCACGAGCGGCCGCTCCGGCGCGTTCTGGAGACGTTCAAGGTCACAAACGACCTCTTCGCGGGCGAGCGCGTCGACCACGACGGCACGTTCGTCGCCCGCGATGCCGGACTCAACTACGACGAGGCGGTCGGCGAAATCCCGACCTATGTCGGCGCGCAGGGCCCACACATGATTCGGATGGCCGCCAAACACGCCGACGGCGTCCTCTTGAACGGTTCCCACCCCCGCGATTTCGAGTGGGCCGCCGAACAGGTCGAGAAGGGTCTCGCCGAGCGACTGGACAGTCGTGGCGACTTCGACTTCGCCGCCTACGCCTCGGTGTCGGTCGCCGAGGACGCAGAGGCCGCGCGCGCGGCCGCCAGACCGCCCGTCGCCTTCATCGCGGGCGGTGCCGCCCCACCCGTCCTCGACAGGCACGGCATCGACGGCGAGCGCGCGTCGGCAATCGGCGACCACATCTCCGCCGGCGAGTTCGACGAGGCCTTCGGCGCCGTCACTGAGGAGATGATAGACGCCTTCTGTATCGCCGGAACGCCGGAAACGGTCGAGGAGAAAATTCGGGGCGTGCTGGAGTACGCGGACAGTTTCGTCGTCGGGTCGCCGCTGGGGCCCGACCTCGATGCGGCTATCGAGCTTGCTGGGGCGGCTGTTGGCTCGGCAGCAGACGGCCGATAG
- a CDS encoding cold-shock protein produces MATGTVDFFNDTGGYGFIETEDADEDVFFHMEDVGGPDLEEGQEVEFDIEEAEKGPRATNVTRL; encoded by the coding sequence ATGGCAACCGGTACTGTTGATTTCTTCAACGACACAGGCGGCTACGGATTTATCGAGACTGAGGACGCGGACGAGGACGTTTTCTTCCACATGGAGGACGTTGGCGGCCCCGACCTCGAGGAAGGCCAAGAGGTCGAATTCGATATCGAAGAGGCTGAGAAAGGCCCGCGCGCGACGAACGTCACGCGCCTTTAA
- a CDS encoding DUF7573 domain-containing protein, translating into MRDRSLDEFASGAETAADEREDDPEADESAVDDETDSDGDAETEPDTAEGSPTAGVEPALSTYDWTPGGADCGRCGETVEKRWRDGDGTGEALVCAECKEW; encoded by the coding sequence ATGCGCGACCGCTCGCTCGACGAGTTCGCCAGCGGGGCCGAAACGGCGGCCGACGAGCGCGAGGACGACCCGGAAGCCGATGAATCGGCAGTCGACGACGAAACCGATTCCGACGGCGACGCCGAGACCGAGCCGGATACTGCCGAAGGCTCGCCGACGGCGGGCGTCGAACCCGCGCTGTCGACCTACGACTGGACGCCCGGCGGCGCCGACTGCGGCCGCTGTGGCGAGACCGTCGAGAAACGCTGGCGGGACGGCGACGGGACCGGCGAGGCGCTGGTCTGTGCCGAATGCAAGGAGTGGTGA
- the cca gene encoding CCA tRNA nucleotidyltransferase: MSFESVVEAVRDRVVPDDEEREQLEAVVAELTDRAEAAIAELPVEADTRLVGSTARGTWLAGDRDVDLFVRFSPDLPREQLEEYGLEIGHAVLPDGHEEYAEHPYVKGQYRGFDVDCVPCYAVESATDIRSAVDRTPFHTAYLEGQIEPLADDVRLAKAFLTGIGAYGSDLRTKGFSGFLTELLVLEYGGFREFVEAAADWHPPIEFDPEDHAEKSFEDPLVVIDPTDPERNVAAVCSARNVARVVHYARELLDDPQVESFEASEPAPLSAEDVRERLEERGTTPVALRFSAPDIVEDQLYPQLDKSLAGIEGALERAGFAPLRSARFADDSAVLLVECSVSELPSVARHDGPPVGVRSHAEGFYEAYADDADVSGPFIDEDGRYVVERPREARTPGELLEARLFEVSLGPHVESALEADYDVLVGEEVGALAEEFGIELARYFEPRP, translated from the coding sequence ATGTCCTTCGAGTCGGTCGTCGAGGCAGTACGCGACCGGGTCGTCCCCGACGACGAGGAACGCGAGCAACTGGAGGCCGTCGTCGCAGAACTGACGGACCGCGCCGAGGCCGCCATCGCCGAGTTGCCCGTCGAGGCCGACACCCGACTGGTCGGCTCGACCGCACGCGGGACGTGGCTCGCCGGTGACCGCGACGTCGACCTCTTCGTCCGTTTTTCACCGGACCTGCCCCGCGAGCAACTGGAAGAGTACGGGCTGGAAATCGGCCACGCGGTGCTGCCGGACGGCCACGAGGAATACGCCGAACACCCCTACGTCAAGGGCCAGTACCGCGGCTTCGACGTCGACTGTGTCCCCTGCTACGCCGTCGAGAGCGCGACCGACATCCGGTCGGCGGTCGACCGGACGCCGTTTCACACCGCGTATCTGGAGGGCCAAATCGAGCCGCTGGCCGACGACGTCCGACTGGCGAAGGCGTTTCTGACCGGCATCGGCGCCTACGGCAGCGACCTGCGGACCAAGGGCTTCTCGGGCTTTCTGACCGAACTTCTCGTCCTCGAATACGGCGGCTTCCGCGAGTTCGTCGAGGCCGCCGCCGACTGGCATCCGCCAATCGAGTTCGACCCCGAGGACCACGCCGAGAAATCGTTCGAGGACCCGCTTGTCGTCATCGACCCCACCGACCCCGAGCGCAACGTAGCGGCCGTCTGCTCGGCCCGAAACGTCGCCCGCGTGGTTCACTACGCCCGCGAGTTGCTCGACGACCCGCAAGTCGAGTCCTTCGAGGCGAGCGAGCCGGCCCCGCTGTCGGCCGAGGACGTTCGCGAACGCCTCGAAGAGCGCGGGACGACACCAGTCGCGCTCCGATTTTCGGCGCCGGATATCGTCGAGGACCAACTGTACCCCCAACTCGACAAGTCGCTGGCTGGCATCGAGGGCGCCCTAGAGCGGGCGGGCTTTGCGCCCCTTCGAAGCGCCCGCTTTGCCGACGACTCGGCCGTCCTGCTGGTGGAGTGTTCCGTTTCCGAACTGCCCAGCGTCGCCCGACACGACGGCCCGCCGGTCGGCGTTCGGAGCCACGCCGAAGGGTTCTACGAGGCCTACGCCGACGACGCCGACGTTTCGGGGCCGTTCATCGACGAGGACGGTCGCTACGTGGTCGAGCGCCCGCGCGAGGCCCGCACGCCCGGGGAACTGCTCGAAGCCCGACTCTTCGAGGTGTCGCTCGGCCCGCACGTCGAGTCGGCGCTGGAGGCCGACTACGACGTGCTGGTCGGTGAGGAGGTGGGTGCGCTAGCCGAGGAGTTCGGCATCGAGTTGGCGCGGTACTTCGAGCCGCGGCCCTGA